The sequence GGAGATCCCAAGACATTAAACATTCAGATAGCCCACGAGCTAAACCTCACTGGCTAGACGCATACTACCCATACTGGACTACTCGTAGTACGCCTGCCTGGACTAGTAGTACTTGCTTCTAAGATTCATGCTTAAACACGGAGACACAACCAAATAGTCATGGAAATTCATATCTCTCTTTTTTTTAGAGAGAATGGAAATTCATAACTGAGCCAACCTCTATCTCCCGTTCTATCAATCGATGACATTGGCATTGGCATGACATAGAATAGATAGAATGCAAGATAGAGGTCTAACACGGCCGGTGTGCAGCGAGCGAACAAGGTCAGCGGAGACGACGACGACGGACCACCGCACAGCCGATGGTGCGCTCCGCCGTCTGCCGGAGGCCGTCCCTGGGAGGCCCGAAGCGCACCGGCAGGAACTCCTTGTTGTTGCCACATGGGAATAGCGAGCGGGAGAAGTGCGCCGCCAGCGCGTCCACTCCCTGCAATGCAAAATCCAGGCCGGAGCAACCAAACATCCATTTCTGGCTTCGTTAGCACAGCCAGGTACTCGAGTATTCTACTAGAATACCAGTGTtcatgccggagaagaagaagatgggtaCCTGGATGTGGGCGTGCACGACCTCGCAGACCTTGGCGGAGCCCGTCCAGTGGTGGCCGTGGAGGAACGCGTAGAGCCGCCGTGCGGCCGTCGGCGTCGTCATGTTGACGAACGCATAGCCTTTGTTGCATTTTGTCCTGCCCGGTGCAAACGCAAATCGGTTGTGGTCAGCTGCAAGCTCAGAACAGGCGAAAGCCCTACACGAGCAGTAGTAGTACAAAGATGGGGATTGGTGTACTAGTACCTAAAATCGATTGGAAGGTATAGGAAGTCGTACTCCGACTTCgcgacggcggcgccgccgcctcgGGGGTGACATCGAAGCATGTTCTCCTCCGCGCAATGCTGGTCCAAGATGGCCATCAACCTCCGTTTCCTTCGAGGGGAGAAAAAATAAACTTGAAGCAAGACTGAAGCAACAATCAAGAACATCCGTACAATCAAGAACCTCAGCAAGATTGAAGCAAGAAACAAGAAATATAGGAAGAACTAACATGAAACTATTGGGGATGTTGCAGATCATGACGGATGTCTTCTTGCTTCTTCCGTGGAAGGGTGGTTTGCTGCCTGCGACGCCAGAAGACGGAGGCGGAAGcgccgcgctcctcctccagagcgCGAGGACCGAGCGAGGGGAggggtcgtcttcaacctctgccatcGGGGGCTCGACGTCGCCGTCTTCTAGGATCTCCGTGATGCTGCAGCGCGTCGCCGGCAGCGGCGGCTTGAGGGCCGGGTTGTAGTACAGCGCCATCGGAAAAGGCGGCGGAGGAGGCATGTGCAGCCAAGGTAAGAACGGTAGCGCGGCCACTCCCACAGTGTAGGCACTACCCATCGGAGCGAGCCAGCCGTCGCAGCCCACAGCCAGCCCGCACGAAGGCGGCAGCGGGGGAGGTGGGTACGGGTACTGCGGCCGGAAGGGACAGCACAGCGGCAGCGCGAACGGAGCCGCGGAACAGAGCTGAGAGGGGGAGAAGGCCACGGGACCGGTCCCAGGAGCGGCAGGGTGCAGGAGCGAGGTTGAGTAGGCAGCCATGGCTTCTTTTCTCTTGCTTCTTTCACCGGTGCAGATGCAGTGAGTGGGAAGAACGAGAGTGGGCTCGAGGAACTGGAGAAGCACCTGCGCAGGACGGTTCTTCTACTGCATCCCTCGGTCGGTCACTCACATTTCGAGCTTTTACAACATTTTTTTAGGGGAGCTTTTGCAGCATTATactcagtttttttctttttcttttcttctgatAAATATCTCGAACGATTAAACTGGAGAAATGTTATCTGACTAACGTCAGATTTTTGTCTCTCCAGTGAATGCTTCGTTTGCCATCGTATCACTCGCACATATCTTGATGCTACGTAATTCGCCACATCAGTCTTTTTAGTAGTTCACTTCTTCAATGCACACGTGAACGCTTCCCACTTATCTTTTTTCTCGCTAGAGGTAGATAACCTTAGGCGGGTActgggcgccggtgcgccggcccaaacTTTGGGCCGGTCGAACCTACACCGCCGGATTGGCGTAAAAGAAATCGTTTGTCTTCCCCCACCCAGAAAAGCTTTCTTCTAAAAACGACGGCAAGTAAAGCTCCGCCTCCATCAGAGGGCGACGTGCAGCTCCTGCTCGCGAGGCGCGAGCGGTAACCCTGCCGGCCGATGAAGGATCTCTGGCAGCATCCCGGCACCACCCCCAATAACCGCAACAGCTCAGGTCCCTATATCTTAAAAAAAACGGCTGCAGCCCCTGCGCCACAAGATGAAGATCCCGTCCAGTTCGATGATTGCAGCTCTGCCGTCGTCCTCCGTTTACGCTTAGCTCCTTATCGACATTGCTCGGCCATTCGCGGTCACCCTTCCCGATCTAGAACCCGATGCACCTCCATGATCATCTCGAGGAAGAAAGCCAGTTCCAGCAAACGTGGACACCGGTTCCAGCAATCCCCACAGCTGGTTGCAACATTCCGTCACGCCGGTGACACCGATTCCAGCATCCATGGTCGTGTTCCAGCAAACAGAACCTCCATTAACCGGTTGAAGCAAAAAAAATATTTGGTTCCAACAAAATTTAACGCCTGTTCCAGCGAAAAGTCTCTAAACTAGCAAAAGACTTCAGTAAGTTGATTGTAGCAAAAAAAATAGCGAATTCCAACAAAAAAGGATGCTGGTTGCGAAACATTTCCCCTGATTGTGCAATGGTGGCCAAAGATTTCTTGAAtccatggttgaagctttttcaatcTGCCGTTGAAGCTTTTCTTTCAACGGTTCCAACTTTTCCAGTTTGCCAATGTTCAGTTGAAGCTTTTTTGTCTACTGCATGTAGCTTTTTACGGCAACGGATGTAGCTCGGGGCAGCTCTGGTTGCAGCTTAGTCTTCCCGAGGTTCCAGATCGACCACAAGCTGGTTCCAGTAAAAATGGACGCCGGTCGCAGCTTTTTTGGCTGCTGGTTGTAGCTCGCTTACCTGCCCCCACAAACAGCGCCCGCCTCCTCTCGCGGGAGCCGTGAGCGCTCAAATTTGCAGTGATGTGACCTCCCGTGCCAATGGAGATAGAAGTGTGGCAGCGGTGGTGTGGCTCGCCATGCCCCACAGGAGAGAGAAGAAGGAACGAGAGGAAGAAAGAAAACCAGAGGAAAGAGATGACAGTGCCATCGCGAGAGAAGAAAGTAAAATAGAAAGGGAAGGGATTATGGCGGGCCCAGTGACTAGTCAACTTACCTGAGCGAGACGCGGGCCGCTGGATGGCACGGGATCGCACGGCGCGCGCCCGACCGGCGCAGTTTTCGGCCGGCTCGCCGTATACAAACATTTCCCATAACCTTAGGTCTTGTCTCACCCCCTCCCACTCATTGCTCTCTTTGCTCCCGTCGCACTGCTCACGCACCTCTATCGAAGTCGTCAACGACAGCCATGGCACGACCAGTGTCTCTTCCCCCACACCCTTTTGGCTAGAGCATCGATGCGTGCTACCTCGTCGTGCCCCTCGTCGTATCTCACCGACCTCCTATTTCCTCTTGCCATGGCTGCGCGCTTCCTTGATGTGGCCCTCCGGCCAGTGCTTCGACCCCATGCTCGTCGCCAACGTCCCCACCAAGCGCGTGCTCAACCGTGTCGATCGCCGCGTCGAGGAAGCTTTCTTCCGCAAGCTCAGCGCTCCGCGGAGGCAGATGTGCAGTAGCCAACACAAACACTTGACATGGCAACAACCTCATTTGGCGCAAGTTGTGCGGACCTCGTCATACGTCGCCCCATCAGTATCCTCGCCGTCACCGTCGTTCCTCCGCGCCGTGTCACGGCCTCCGACACCCCCCGGTTCCTCCTCTGCAAGTTGCGGTTCGTTGCGGCGCTATTTTGACTTCTCCGACGCCATAAGTAGTCTGGTCCCGCTCTCCTCGCCGCGGCTCTTCACCAGTGTGTGCTCCCACCTGAACCCAGGGCATCCGTCCAGCACCGCCGGGGCCAGGCTTACACAACATTGAAGGGAAACAAGGTGATGGGAAAGCGGTTGTTCGACCACTCCCGGTGATGCGGGCCACTGTGGCGCGGCGGGTCGGCACGAAGCTCATCATCGTCTCCTTCAACCTCTAGGTGAGCTAGCTATTGTTCTTCCATCTCTCTTTCTAAGACGTGGCATAATCGAAACACATGATCTAGTTCGTCCTGCAAATTGTGGATGACGTTGTTGACATGGCAAGTGTTTGTGTTGGCTACTGCCTCCGTCCTTGTTAATTAGTCCCCATCGTATTTAGGGTCATATTTGACCATGATTTTAACTAAAAAAATTATACATAGTAAAAATAGTATTACCTGAAATTATGCTCAAACATGtttccaacgatataattttttgtgtcatgcattaacattttacaaACATTTAGTACTTGTTGTAAACTTCTAGAGGTGTGTTTTGCCATGGTTAAATTGTTGTTAAGGCTGGCAAGTTGGTTTTGAAAAGTTTTTAGTAGCATTTTAGATGATAACTCCTAATTTTTACCCATGGCAATTTTTCTTTACTTGGTAAATTTTACGCAAGTCACATGGCAAATTTAGAAAACATTGAGTCCAAATGTAAAAGCAAATTCAAAAAAAGTGTTTTTGGTTCGTCACATGGAAAATGCTTGGAATTTTTCCTCTAAAGCATGGCAAATTTTGAGGAACAAAAATTAAAGATCAAGGCAAGGTTACAAAAAAAAACTAGTCACATGGCAATTTTATTGACATGTTGGCAAAGTATGCAGAAGTAGTTGCCATGGcaaaacaattttaaaaaatgttatgACAACACATCTTAATTCATATGGCAGCAGATGCTAACATTCCATGGCAAACAAGATTCCTAAGTAAACCACGGCAACATGTTTGTGGTGGCCATGGGCCACAACTATGAAGCTTTTAACTTTGCCAGTTTTTCAAAATAACAAAATTCATAAATCTGCTATGTCCCCATTATAAATTTTTAAAAAATTGGagattttttcataattttggagACCATTGCAATTTCGGATTATGGTAGTTTTCGTTGTAGATACCATCACATTTTTATTATTTAGACCATGGCCATTTTATTAATTAGACAATGACAAACTCAATTTATGTAGCATGACAATTTTATTTTATCAGTATGTGCCAATTTTATTAATTACaccatattatttttatttttggtaGCATGCCAAATTTTATTTTTTTGGAGGATGCTAAATTTATTAACTATGTGTCCAAAAACATGACATATTTTTAATTACATAAGTCTCATGTGTCCATGTCATTCTTTCAAATGATAAATCCCCTAACTTTGCCATTTTTTTGAACACGGACCAAATTTGTAAATTTACCTTCTTACCATTATAAGTTTCCTAAAAGTTGAAATGTTTTTCTAGAgaacatttttcctaaatttgacATGTGCAATTTTATTATAGGTCCATGGCAATTTCTAATTGGGCCATGGCAAAAAGTATATTAAACCATGGTAGTTTTATCTTTGTAGCTGCCATGAGAATTTTATTTTAAAGACCTTGGCAATTTATTTATATAGACGAAGGAAAGTTTATTACATATACCATGGCAAACACTTTTTTAACTTTACCATGGGAACTTCGGGGTAGGGGAGAGATGGAGAGTATAATACATGGAGAACATTGTGTTCACATTTTCTACTAGATGGGCAAGTAGGTTTTGTCACATCGGCGGCAACTCACACGATGGAGGCAGGCTTGTAATTATTTTATGTTATTTTTTATTTTGTGTATAAGATGGCATATTTATTGATCATTCCATGGCCAAAAAAGAATCTGCATGTACCATGGCAACTTCATATTACAAATAGAGGAATTTTTTTCCATTGTGTCATGGCAAATCTCTCTGTTTtctcatatattttattttttatatgaaatcctgaAACATGACATTTTTTGGGCATGTGATCCTAAGTACAAAATGCTATACATTTTGCCTTGTCATCATTCTTAATTTTTCTGTATTTGTTTCTTTCTACCATTTTATATAGATCATGTTCAACGCTATTTTATGCTTGCCATGTGATTATTAAAGATATTCTAGCAACTTGCCATGCCCTTATATAGTAACACAAAATCCTTAATTTAACTTTGCATGTTTTTCTTGTACAACATCGTTGCAGGTTTTTGTATGCATGATGACAATTTTTTTTACTGATTTGGTGCTTGGATCGCTCCCCCTTGCtcaatgtgacgcccggataattaagctacagtaaatctCTGCTAATGACGCCATGCCACCActgttactgttgataaactcgcattGATTCAACCCCGttcaatttcaaatttaaaatcaagttaaactataaaagttttcaaatgtcaaaaataaAATGTTCCTCATGTGGTAAATATTCATTTATTAATAACGGTGGTGAACCAACATTATTGCAAAAATGTTTAAATGCCCTAGCCTAATCAAAACAGTGGCCtaaataataatttaattgctttttaaattataaaagATACTAAACTAGTTTATTTAAATGCTAAACTAGTTGTGGCAGTAGCCTAAATTAAAATACTAAACTAGGTTCAAGTTCTATGTCTTATAAAATTAATTTGTTGTAGTAAGAATTTGAGAgcagtaaataaataaaagaaaggcaaaataaaaataaaaaggggtccCCCCGCTGGGCCTCGACCCAGCTAGCCGCCTAGCTGGCCGGCCCACCAGACCCACCAGTCGCCTCCTTATCTCCTCCCACTCCCGTGACCTAAACCGCTAACCCCCACTCCCCACGCACTCCCCCGATCCCCTCCTTGATCGGGGCTcgaccgcgtcgctcgacgcctggtgcccgcctcgccgtcgccgtttgCAATTGTCGGCGCCGCCCGTCGCCCGCCTCCTCAACCCATCGCCCCGCAAGAATCCGGTCAGGGGCAGCCGACGTCCCATGCCTCCCGTCGCCTCCCCGACCCCGTCACGAGACCGTCCGCGTTGTCCTCCCCAATGGCTCCAACCAGCCCGCTGCCACCCCCTAAAACTCCGCCGTGAGCACTGTCTCCTCGCTCTCTACTCGTACTCTCCTGTGGTAGCCATAGATCGCCACCGACGTGTTCGTGCTCCGGCTGCGCCCGATGGCCCAATTCGCCCCAGCCGTCTCCGCTCGTCCTGCGCGCGCCCCGCACCCGTCGTCGCCTCGCTCACAGCAGCTACCCCCCATTCCTTCCGTGCGCGCGCCCGCCTCTCCGCTGCCACTGCTGGTGCCTGTTACAGCCGCCGTAACCGTCGCCTGTGGCCGCGTGCCCATGCCTCCCCGCGCGAGGTCGAGCTTGCTCCCACGTGCGCTGGCCTCGCCCATCCTGCTCCATGGCCGCCCGACGCCGCTGCCACGGCCAGCTGCTCCTCGTGCCGCCTGCTACCACTGTCGGCCGCCGCATCTGCCGCTCCCGCTCGCCCGCTGCTGTTGCTTCCTGTGCAGCCGCCTTCGTTGCCGCTGCGCCCGTCGGTGCCTCGCCGCGCCTGCGGCTCACTCCAGTGCGCTCGCCCGCGCCGCGCCCTGGCAccgccccgccgtggcctcgccgctgTCGGGCACAGCCCCGGTCGGCCGGCCTCGCTCTCCCCCCACGCATGATGGGCGCCTGGCGCGCCCCGCCCCAGCGCCCGTAACCCGCCCCGCTAAGGCCCACACCCCCCGTCTTGTTTAAAAagtttaaaaataaataataaataattagttaattaacttaattaacaaaTTGTTTAATCTGTAGTTTGTTAAATGAGCCTATGACGGGGGGCCCACACCCCCTGTTGACCAATCAACGTTGACTGGCCAACTGGGACCCCCTGTCCCACTTTGTCATCCTCTGTGTCCACACAGAGCTGGGTACCCATagcattttaattattatttttgaattaaaaataattttagaatattgtttaaactttgaaaatcatAGAATATAATCTGTAGCTCGAAtgaaaatgttttcaacatgaaagttcctcagaaaagcgagacgaatccggatacgctcgTCATTCACCTGTCTCATGcctctagcatagcaaacatgcaaacTTCTCCCTCcgttcgtttgtccgaaaatgccagACTTCGGGGAAACATTCTCGAATGTtctcccccttcgtcggtatcttGTAGCattgcgttagaacacctctagcaccgcttatattcttgttatgcatatgtttgcgtatatttactgtttcttccccctcttctctccggtagaccccgagaccacaaCTGATACCCTTGTGATCGTCTaagtcgacgacgacccttcttccctttcagcagagcttccaggaaaGCCTCCATTTTTTATCATctcgatatcacccattccatactctcatgcttgcattagattttgctactgtaactGATTACtcttattctgatgcatagcctgcttttgtacctactgttgtaccttacctgctcaTCCTAAAcggcttagtataggttggttagtgatccaccagtggcccccaccttgtccttgttgcccgtgcttcatcatcgacgactcgatcaacgtgatcgacgattAGAGCCCGACATCTCACATCATATCACACCCCCCTTGTTGCCCGACACTATAgagatactatcgagtgccgagggtgatacctcgtaacacactcctgatgataactctgtagtgtagctactcggtcgtggtcatcgagggtgattcctccttcaccaccctcgacatgactctgtcgtgcaacctctcaagtgtggacctcgagggtgattcctcccaggttcaccttgatgattacatcgagtggaatccatcgagggtgattcctcgggttttccccttgatgttttggacacacggttacccggactttacttgagaccgttGTAGAAGTCGTGTCggccctaaggggtacccgcgagttgatgtgaaaatCGGGCGGGCCCATAGAGCACCCGTGAGTTTTCTACGAGGTACGGCCGGGCATTATGGGCCCTTGCCATAAGTCCACAAGACGGGCGACTGGGTCACATTATCATGAGTGtctgctcgtctccgtgagcccCTAATGTATTaataggtttgggtatttgttctgagttggccttcgTCCTTTcccactaaccaccacgcgagaatagttatgggccttggCGTCGCAATATCAGACGAAGCTTTGTCAAACGTCcggttcagcattgcggcacggcctgGTCGGCGACCCAGTGGAGGTGGCCTGGATCGCCCTGCGCGCTATGACCCGGAGTGCTACGGGCGATGGGCACAAACCCcgaagtgcttaggatgtagaccaacggggacctctctgctgagcctaagtagggctgcgacgtgttgatcttctgaggccgggcaatgactcagaaaagtgtgtccggccagagtaatcaagcgtgttggaaacgTGGTGtgcccctgcagggaagattatctattaatagtcgtgtctACGGTAatagacgttcagacttatatcctgatctaatATAACTAGAAAtagatacttgagatatgtgatggatatgtggctccaggattgctttcttgcagggagtcgaggaaggatctctgggcattgtttctacaacatgcttgttaaatattaaaatgctattctgtactcttctacatgctgcaagatgctcggagctgcttgaagatgcttgtcttcgataggctaggccttcccctctattctggtaTTCTAAAGTTCAATCcatagatacaaaccttccatttgataccaatgcatacttagtacatatctgatgcttgtgagtactttggatgagtaattgcagttgctttgctaccccctttccccccttatttcttctttccggttgatgcaaccagatggtggatccctggagctagatgccaccgccgatggatgcttctaggtggagaccaccgacgaccaggagtagttacgaGGTCctaggaaggaggccttgcctcttcggtcgtgttgcttttgtgctagccttcttaagccatccttgtttaacttatgtctgtactcagatattgttgattctattgacgcttgtgtatcgagctatgtattttccctcgaggcccctggcttgcaatataaagcttgtattcttttatttgtgtttagagttgtgttgtgatatcttccatgagtccctaatcttgatcgtacacattttcgtgtatgattagtgtacgattgaatcgggggcgtcacaagttggtatcagagccgactgcatgtaggatcccactttccaactccttggctgaagttgagtctagtctttgaaaaactattTTATTAATATGGCtatgtggcttatgggcccacgtagCCATTTGGTGGTATTAGGTTCTTTTACTCCTTTTCTATACTCTgcgattctgatctctcttctatttgggttaaatggttttgctaactctaatTCTAGGTTCTCGTAAAAACTTTCTCCtgaagagccccttcattccagatgacgGCCTGTTTCACCAGAAGATTCCAAAGATACCCTTCAGTATTTTCCCGAGACGTTTGTGATCGTCGCTTTTGCAATTCTCTACCTTCAATATATCCTTACGGATAACTTCATACACTTGTCGTTCAAACAATCATTCCCAGTTGCTCAAGATGCATcgaattattctctgacttttaaGAATCCCCCGTGCCACTGCCTTGTgattctttgccacatgaatacatctacggataattcctcacacttattgaGGATTTGTTCGTTCCTAGTTGATCaagtgactcaccagatactat comes from Triticum aestivum cultivar Chinese Spring chromosome 5B, IWGSC CS RefSeq v2.1, whole genome shotgun sequence and encodes:
- the LOC123116636 gene encoding protein MEI2-like 6, which encodes MAAYSTSLLHPAAPGTGPVAFSPSQLCSAAPFALPLCCPFRPQYPYPPPPLPPSCGLAVGCDGWLAPMGSAYTVGVAALPFLPWLHMPPPPPFPMALYYNPALKPPLPATRCSITEILEDGDVEPPMAEVEDDPSPRSVLALWRRSAALPPPSSGVAGSKPPFHGRSKKTSVMICNIPNSFMKRRLMAILDQHCAEENMLRCHPRGGGAAVAKSEYDFLYLPIDFRTKCNKGYAFVNMTTPTAARRLYAFLHGHHWTGSAKVCEVVHAHIQGVDALAAHFSRSLFPCGNNKEFLPVRFGPPRDGLRQTAERTIGCAVVRRRRLR